CGGCGGTCCGGGTGGCCAGCAGCTCCTCGGCCTCGGCGAGCTTCGTCTCGACCGTCTCGCGCTGGTCGTCGGCCCGCTCCCGGGCGTCGGTGAGGGTGTCGGCCTGCGCGGACGCCTCGGCCCGCAGCCGCCGGATGTCCAGCAGCCGGCCCTCGATGTCCCGCACGGCGCGGGCCTGTCGGCGGCCGGTGCGGTCGATCAGCGCGACCCGGTCCAGGAAGTCGTCCGGGGCCGAGGACAGGGCGAGCTGGAGGGACGGCGGCAGCCCGCCCGCCCGGTACGCGGCACCAGCCTGGGAACCGAGCGCGTCCCGGGCGGTGTTGAGCTCCTCGGTACCGCGTGCGGCCCGGTCGCGCAGCCGGTCGAGCCGCTCCTCGGCGCGCCGGACGGCCTCGGCGGCGGCGTTGTACTCCTCGGTCGCCTCCTCCGCCTCGCGGTGCAGGGTGTCCACCCGTTCCTCGATCTCGGCGAGCGAGGGCTCGGGGTCGGCGGCGGCGGTCCCGCCGAGCGCGGCGGCGGACGCGGCCCCGGCGAGGGTGAGGGTCGCGGCGGTGCGGAAGGCGCCGGGCACGGCCGCCGGGGGCGACGGCTGAGGTTTCTTCCGGTGGCCGGTCCTGCGCCAGGGGCGCTGCTTACGATGCTGAGCCATGGCCCCGCAGGCTAAACCGGGCGGCCCCCCGGACACGGCCACCCGACCGGCATTGGTGGCAATTGTCCGCAGAAGGGGTAAAGGTGACCGTTTGCTGCTCCTTCGGCAGTGGTCGTTGACGGCTCCTGATCAGTCTGCGGAGTCCTCTTCGGCTGCCCCGGCGAGCTGGTCGATGATGTCCCGGAAGTCCTCGACGGGCCGGGCTCCCTGGAGCGCCTGGCCGTTGATGAGGAACGCGGGGGTGGTGGTGACGCCGAGGTCCAGCGCCTCCTCCGCGTCCCGGCCCACGGCGTCGCCCGCCTCCGGCGACTCGGTGTCCTCGGCGAACCGGTCCAGGTCGGGAACGCCGGCCTCGGTGGCGAGCTCGCGCAGGCCGTCGGCGGAGAACCGGCCGCTGTCGTGGTTGAACTCCTCGCCGAACGCGACCGCGGAGAACTCCCAGAACCTCCCCTGCCGCCCGGCCGCCCAGGAGGCCCGCGCGGCGGCGTCGGACTCCGGGCCGTTGACCGGGAAGTTGCGGAACTCGATGCGCAGGACGCCGGACTCGACGTACTCCGCGA
Above is a window of Streptomyces sp. NBC_01803 DNA encoding:
- a CDS encoding DsbA family protein; the encoded protein is MPVSRTRKPRNKSKAAARDSRADKRAPREPGAATGGRRLAAGALALALVCVLVIGALSALSGSGGDDPAGGGDGPTVEPLPSDHPALALARREDGDPLAIGDTDAPVVMIEYADFQDAFAGIHARDTHDSLVAEYVESGVLRIEFRNFPVNGPESDAAARASWAAGRQGRFWEFSAVAFGEEFNHDSGRFSADGLRELATEAGVPDLDRFAEDTESPEAGDAVGRDAEEALDLGVTTTPAFLINGQALQGARPVEDFRDIIDQLAGAAEEDSAD
- a CDS encoding C40 family peptidase codes for the protein MAQHRKQRPWRRTGHRKKPQPSPPAAVPGAFRTAATLTLAGAASAAALGGTAAADPEPSLAEIEERVDTLHREAEEATEEYNAAAEAVRRAEERLDRLRDRAARGTEELNTARDALGSQAGAAYRAGGLPPSLQLALSSAPDDFLDRVALIDRTGRRQARAVRDIEGRLLDIRRLRAEASAQADTLTDARERADDQRETVETKLAEAEELLATRTAEERERLLDEETAPGTGRADRSTTPRAADPAAAPTERAAAAVAFAYAQLGKPYGWGATGPDAFDCSGLTQAAWRTAGVALPRTSYSQVGAGTRVPRARLAPGDLVFYFSGISHVGIYVGNGQIIHASRPGTPVRLAPVDSMPIAAATRPA